The DNA sequence AGCAACATCGCGCACATCCAGCAGGCAGTGGCCGCGCTGCCGGTGGGAACAGTCAAGGTCAACGCGGTCTTCGGCGGCGCTCCCGGCGGCGCGGCCCAGCCCCGCGGCGAGAGCGGCGCCGGGTTCGGCTACGGACCCGAGCTGCTGGACGAATTCAGCCAAGTCAAGGTGGTCCACATCGCAGCGCCACCGGCGCCGGCGGAGGCCGGCGCCGGATCCGTCATCGATGAACAGGACCTGCCATGAGCATGTCCCCGGACTCCACTGACCTCTCCACCCAGCGGGCATTGACCGACTGGCTGCCCGGCAGGCTGGCAGCGGAACAGCCATCGATCCTGGTGATCGGCGACGTCATGCTCGATGGCTGGTGGAGCGGCAGCATCGAACGGCTGTGCCGCGAAGCCCCCGCACCCGTGGTGGACATCCAAACCCGCGAATCGGTCCCCGGCGGGGCGGCCAATACCGCCATGAACCTGGCGGCCCTGGGGGCTAAGGTGGCGGTGGCCGGCATTATCGGCACGGACGACGCCGGTGAGGACCTGCGCGGGCAGCTTGCCGCGGCGGGCATCGACGTCCAGCACCTGCAGTCCCATCCGGACATGGTCACCACCACCAAGATACGCATCAGCAGCGGCGGCCAGGTGATGCTGCGCCTCGACGACTCGGCCAGGGCTGTCCCGGCCGACGCCCTGGACGCGCTCGCCGCCTCGGTGCGTGCCGCCGTCGGACACCGGGACGCTGTCCTGGTGTGCGACTACGGGACCGGGGTGGTGGCGGACCCCGTCCGCACGGTCCTGGCCGATGTCCTGGGGACCGGCACGGCCGGAAAAGACCGGCCGCTGGTGGTGGTCGATGCCCACGACCCGCGGGCCTGGGCCGCGCTGCAACCTGACCTGGTGACCCCGAATGCGCAGGAAACCGCGCGGCTGCTGGACCGGAAGCTGCCAGAAGGCCAGGAGCGGGTGGAGGCCGTGGCCGCGGAGGCCGGGGCGCTGCTCCGTGGCACCGGCTCGCGCGCCGTGGTGGTCACTTTGGACCGGGACGGAACCGTCCTGCTGACTCCCGACGGCGTCCGGCACCGGACGTGGGCGCGGCCGGCTGCGGAGAAACAGGCATCCGGAGCGGGCGACACGTTTGTCGCTGCCCTGACGCTGGCCCGCGCGGCCGGCCTGCCGCTGACCGCCAGCCTGGACCTGGCCCAGTCGGCGGCCGACGTGGTGGTCCACCAGCCGGGCACCTCAGTGTGCAGCACCGCCCAGCTCAGCCGGTACCTGGAAGCCTTCGCCGATACTGCCCTGAGCGCGGACGAACTGGAGCGGCAGATGGAGCTTCACCGCGCCCAGGGCCAGCGGATCGTGCTGACCAACGGATGCTTCGACGTCCTGCACAGCGGCCATACCCGGTACCTCAACCAGGCCAAACAGCTGGGCGACATCCTGGTGGTGGCGCTGAACAGCGACGATTCCGTCCGCCGGCTCAAAGGGGCCGGCCGGCCCATCAACAACATGGCAGACCGGGCAGCGGTGGTGGCCGCGCTGAGCTGCGTGGACTACGTGACGGTGTTCGATACCCCCACGGCCGCGCCGCTGATCCGCAGGCTCCGGCCCGAGGTGTACGCCAAGGGCGGGGACTACACCCCCGAGATGTTGGCGGAAACCCCCGCAGTGGAGGAGTACGGCGGCCGCGTGGCCATCCTGGACTATGTGGCGGAACGGTCCACCACCGCCGTGGTGAACCGGATCCGGGACGGCCAGGGGGCTGCCAGCCCTGCCACCTAGGCCCCGCCAGCCAGGGCCTGTCACATAGGGTTGAAGCATGACTGAAGCGGATCACGGGTAATGGGCAAACGCGGAAAGTCAGGAGGCAGGGCCGGCCGCCCGGCAGCCGGTGTGGTCGAGGTGCCCAAAGGATCAGTGGTGAACGGTCCGGTGGAGGGCGTCTACTACATCGACACCGGCGATTGCGAGCTGATCGCCGACCAGGACAACTCCACCGGCTGGCTCCTGAAGATCAACGGCGTCATGAGCTCGCACATCGACCTCGCCGACCCCCTGTTCCTGGACTTCGAGTACATGCGGTGGATGGCGGCGCTCATCGAGTCCCGCTGGCCGCCGTCGGCCGCGCACAAACTGCGCGGGCTGCACCTGGGCGGCGGCGCCTGCTCCATGGCCCGCTACTTTTCCGCCGCCTACCCGGACGCACGCCAGGTGGTGGTGGAGCTGGACGGGAAGCTCGCCGAGTACGTGCGCGGCTGGTTCGACCTCCCCAAGGCGCCCCTGCTGCGGATCCGCGTGGGGGAGGCCCGCGCCGTCACGGAAACCCTCACTGCCCAGACCAGGGACTTCATCATCCGCGACGTCTTTGCCGGCGCATTCACCCCCCGTCCGCTGACCACCGCCGAATTCACCGCGCATGCCAAGCGGGTCCTGGCCCCCGGTGGGCTCTATGTCGCCAATTCCGGCGACGCACCGGACCTGAAAAACGCCCGGGAGGACGCCGCCACCATCGCGGCGGCGTTCAAACACACCGTGATCATCGCCGATCCCGCCATGCTGAAGGGCCGGCGGTACGGAAACATGGTGATGGCCGGCAGCGACGTGCCCTTCGGCGACGATCCGCAACTGCGCCGCCGGCTCCTCGGCGGGGCAGTCCCGGCACACCTGTGGGATGACGCCCAGGTGCGGGCATTCGCGGCCGGAGCGCCGGTCCGCCACGACCCACCCCCACCGCCATCGATTGCTGAGTAACTGCCGTTTTCAGCGGTCAAAACGGCAGTTACTCAGCAGTCGACGGGCTTAACCCTTGCCCAACAGCGCGCCGCGGTGCTCGGCCATCCGTTCACGGAGTGCCTGCACGACGGCGGCCACCGCGGGGCGGCGCAGCGAATCAGGGCGCAGGACCATCCAGTAGGGGAGCAGTTCCCCGATCTTGTCAGGCAGCAGGCGGACCAGGTCATCGTGGAGGTCGGCCATGAAGCACGGCAGGAACCCGACGCCCGCGCCGGCCCGGGTCGCCTCCACATGGACGAACACGTTGGTGGAGGTCAGCCCGTCCTTCATGGCGGGAACCAGCCGCCTTGGCGCGTCCAGGTCGTCCACCTGCAGCATCGAGTCCACGAAGTAGACCAGCGGGTGCCCGTTCAGTTCTGCCACGGTGGCCGGCGTCCCATGCTCCGCAAGGTAGGCGCGGGAGGCGTACATGCCCAGGCGGTATTCGCCCAGCCGGATGGCCTCCGCGCGGTGCACCTGCGGCTCGCCCACCACCACCTCGATGTCCAGCCCGGACCGCTGCTGCAGTGCCCGGCGGGTCATGGTGACTACCTCCACGCTCAGGCCCGGGTGGTCCCGGCGCAGCCGCGCCACGGCCGGGGCGGCAATGTAGGCGCTGAAGCCATCGGTCGCGGTCATGCGCACGACGCCGGCAACCGGGTCGGGTGCCTGGCCGGCCGGTCCCAGCGTGCCCAGCACCGCCTCCACCTGTTCGGCCGCCCGCACGGCCCGTTCGCCGAGTTCCGTCAGCTCCCAGCCACCCGCGGCGCGGGACAGCACCCGGCCGCCCAGCGACTTCTCCAGCGCGGCGATCCTGCGCGAGACCGTGGTGTGGTTCAAGCCCAGGGCCTGGGCCGCCGTCGTGAATCTGGCGGAGCGGGACACCGCCAGAAGGACCAGCAGGTCATCAGGGTTCGCATTCATATCTGCAATTGTGCACACGTTGACTGCCTCTTTGGCCATTGAAGTGCATCCTTTGTGCAGCAATACTCATCTGAGTCACTTGTGCTGGAGATCACAGCGCGTGTCAATGTGGACACTAGGAGAAACAATGAGCGTAGAGCAGCGCCCGGCCAACAACGCCGGGCATGCACCCGAAGGATCAGGACTGAAGAGGATTGTTGCCGCCTCCATGGTGGGCACCGTTGTGGAATGGTACGAGTTCTTCCTCTACGCCACCGCTGCCACCCTGGTCTTCGGCAAGTACTTCTTTCCGTCAACGGGCAACGACCTGGACGGAATCATCCAGGCCTTCCTCACCTACGCCGTCGGCTTCATCGCCCGTCCCCTGGGCGGCATCGTGTTCGGCCAGATCGGTGACAAGCTGGGCCGCAAACCCACCCTGCAGCTCACCATCGTGATCATCGGCATCTCCACGTTCCTGATGGGCTGCCTGCCCGGCTTCGCCGACATCGGTTACCTGGCCCCCGCGCTGCTGGTGGCCCTGCGCTTCATCCAGGGCTTCGCCCTGGGCGGCGAGTGGGGCGGCGCCGTGCTCCTGGTGGCCGAACACAGCCCCAACAAGACGCGCGCCTTCTGGTCCAGCTGGCCCCAGGCCGCCGTCCCGGTGGGCAACCTCCTGGCCACCCTGGTGCTGTACATCATGTCCACCGCCCTCAGCAGCGAGGCGTTCCTCGGCTGGGGCTGGCGCGTGGCGTTCTGGCTCTCCGCCGTTATCGTCTTCGTGGGCTACTACATCCGCACCAACGTCAGCGAGTCGCCCATCTTCCTCGAAGCCAAGGAACTGGTGGAGAAGGAACAGGCCGTCAGCTACGGCGTCTTCGAGGTCCTGCGCAAGTACCCCAAGGGCATCTTCCAGGCCATGGGCCTGCGGTTCGCGGAAAACATCATGTACTACCTGGTGGTCAGCTTCGCGATTGTCTACCTCAAGAGCGTGCACAAGTACGACACTTCATCGCTCCTGCTGGCGCTGCTGATCGCCCACGTCATCCACTTCGCCATCATTCCGCAGTACGGCCGGCTGGCAGACCGGATCGGCCGCAAGCCCGTCTACCTGGCGGGTGCCATCCTGGGTGCCACCTGGCCGTTCTTCGCCTTCCCGATGTTCGATACCCGGAACGCAGTGGTCATCGTCCTGGCCGTCACCATCGGCCTGTGCCTGCACGGCCTGATGTACGCGGGACAGCCGGCCATCATGGCCGAGATGTTCCCCACCCGCATGCGGTACTCGGGCGCATCCCTCGGCTCGCAGGTCACGTCCATCTTCGCCGGATCCCTGGCGCCGCTGCTGGCCACCCAGTGGCTGAAGGACACCGGTTCGTGGGTGCCCACCGCCATTTACCTGGTGGTGGCCTGTGCCATCACCACCGTGGCCGTGCTAAGCCTGAAGGAAACCAAGGGCATTGCCCTGGAGGATGTGGACAAGGAAGACGCGGCCCGCGAAGGTCTGCTGACCGCTGCACGGCGTTGACCTGGCTGGTGGGCTGACCGGGGCGTTTGACCGGTTGGGCGCACAAGTCGTTGGCTGTACACAAGGAGAACTGCAATGGACAACACATTGAATGGACGCAAGGCGCTGGTCACCGGCGGAGCCAGCGGAATCGGGGCCGCGTGCGTGCGCGCACTTGCGGCGCGGGGAGCCAAAGTGGTGGTGGCCGACGTCGACGCCGCCGCTGCTGCGGCCCTCGCCGATGAGGTGGGCGGGAGTGCCTGGGAAGTGGACCTGCTGGATGTCGACGCCCTGGCCGCACTGAGCCTGGACTGCGACATCCTGGTCAACAACGCCGGCATCCAGCGCATCAACCCCATCGAGGAGTTCGATCCCGCGGACTTCCGCCGGATCATCAGCCTGATGCTGGAGGCCCCGTTCCTGCTCATCCGGGCCGCCCTGCCGCACATGTACGCCAACAACTTCGGCCGCGTCATCAACCTGTCC is a window from the Arthrobacter sp. NicSoilC5 genome containing:
- a CDS encoding 3-hydroxybutyrate dehydrogenase, which encodes MDNTLNGRKALVTGGASGIGAACVRALAARGAKVVVADVDAAAAAALADEVGGSAWEVDLLDVDALAALSLDCDILVNNAGIQRINPIEEFDPADFRRIISLMLEAPFLLIRAALPHMYANNFGRVINLSSVHGLRASPFKSAYVSAKHGLEGLSKVTALEGGPHGVTSNCVNPGYVRTPLVEKQLADQAKMHGIPESEVLAKVMLTEAAIKRLVEPDEVASLVAWLASPDAGMVTGASYTMDGGWSAR
- a CDS encoding fused MFS/spermidine synthase yields the protein MGKRGKSGGRAGRPAAGVVEVPKGSVVNGPVEGVYYIDTGDCELIADQDNSTGWLLKINGVMSSHIDLADPLFLDFEYMRWMAALIESRWPPSAAHKLRGLHLGGGACSMARYFSAAYPDARQVVVELDGKLAEYVRGWFDLPKAPLLRIRVGEARAVTETLTAQTRDFIIRDVFAGAFTPRPLTTAEFTAHAKRVLAPGGLYVANSGDAPDLKNAREDAATIAAAFKHTVIIADPAMLKGRRYGNMVMAGSDVPFGDDPQLRRRLLGGAVPAHLWDDAQVRAFAAGAPVRHDPPPPPSIAE
- the rfaE2 gene encoding D-glycero-beta-D-manno-heptose 1-phosphate adenylyltransferase, whose product is MSMSPDSTDLSTQRALTDWLPGRLAAEQPSILVIGDVMLDGWWSGSIERLCREAPAPVVDIQTRESVPGGAANTAMNLAALGAKVAVAGIIGTDDAGEDLRGQLAAAGIDVQHLQSHPDMVTTTKIRISSGGQVMLRLDDSARAVPADALDALAASVRAAVGHRDAVLVCDYGTGVVADPVRTVLADVLGTGTAGKDRPLVVVDAHDPRAWAALQPDLVTPNAQETARLLDRKLPEGQERVEAVAAEAGALLRGTGSRAVVVTLDRDGTVLLTPDGVRHRTWARPAAEKQASGAGDTFVAALTLARAAGLPLTASLDLAQSAADVVVHQPGTSVCSTAQLSRYLEAFADTALSADELERQMELHRAQGQRIVLTNGCFDVLHSGHTRYLNQAKQLGDILVVALNSDDSVRRLKGAGRPINNMADRAAVVAALSCVDYVTVFDTPTAAPLIRRLRPEVYAKGGDYTPEMLAETPAVEEYGGRVAILDYVAERSTTAVVNRIRDGQGAASPAT
- a CDS encoding MFS transporter, yielding MSVEQRPANNAGHAPEGSGLKRIVAASMVGTVVEWYEFFLYATAATLVFGKYFFPSTGNDLDGIIQAFLTYAVGFIARPLGGIVFGQIGDKLGRKPTLQLTIVIIGISTFLMGCLPGFADIGYLAPALLVALRFIQGFALGGEWGGAVLLVAEHSPNKTRAFWSSWPQAAVPVGNLLATLVLYIMSTALSSEAFLGWGWRVAFWLSAVIVFVGYYIRTNVSESPIFLEAKELVEKEQAVSYGVFEVLRKYPKGIFQAMGLRFAENIMYYLVVSFAIVYLKSVHKYDTSSLLLALLIAHVIHFAIIPQYGRLADRIGRKPVYLAGAILGATWPFFAFPMFDTRNAVVIVLAVTIGLCLHGLMYAGQPAIMAEMFPTRMRYSGASLGSQVTSIFAGSLAPLLATQWLKDTGSWVPTAIYLVVACAITTVAVLSLKETKGIALEDVDKEDAAREGLLTAARR
- a CDS encoding LysR family transcriptional regulator, with product MNANPDDLLVLLAVSRSARFTTAAQALGLNHTTVSRRIAALEKSLGGRVLSRAAGGWELTELGERAVRAAEQVEAVLGTLGPAGQAPDPVAGVVRMTATDGFSAYIAAPAVARLRRDHPGLSVEVVTMTRRALQQRSGLDIEVVVGEPQVHRAEAIRLGEYRLGMYASRAYLAEHGTPATVAELNGHPLVYFVDSMLQVDDLDAPRRLVPAMKDGLTSTNVFVHVEATRAGAGVGFLPCFMADLHDDLVRLLPDKIGELLPYWMVLRPDSLRRPAVAAVVQALRERMAEHRGALLGKG